In Actinomycetes bacterium, the genomic window TTTTGGAACGCGCACTACGGAACCGCCGATGCGTGGTCCAGCGGAGCATCGAGACGGCAAGTAGTCATGGCCGCCAACTGAGCGGTGAGGCCGGAGAGTCCGTATCCCAACTCCGACGCGAAGGCAGTCGGTCCGAAGAAGGCGCCCTGGAGCATTGCCTTCGACAACCGGACCGCAACTACGACGTCGTCGACGCTGTCCGATGCTCCTACCCACCCCGGCAGCTTCCGAATCGCTGCCCGTATGAGCACCTCCTCGGTTCCCGCAAGGGCGCGACCTATGCCCGGCCCTACTCTGTCCGGAGTCTCGAATGCCCCGAGGGCATGCATCCGGGCGGCCATCATCGAGTGCAACAGGCAGTAGGCCTTGCATGTCCAGTGAAGGACATCGGTAACGTCGTTGCCGTCGGGATCCGGCATCGCATCGATTGAGAGGGCAACGGACTCATCGAGCATCCGGTCCAGTACGGCCTGGATCAGACCCAGCCTGGAGCCGAAATTGTCGTAGATCACCGACTGGGAAGTGTCGGCAGCTATGGACACTTCGAGCACCGTGACGTCACTCGAATCGCGGCGTTCAACGAGTAGGCCCTCGGCAGCATCGAGGATTCGTTCCCGAACGGCGCCGCAGCCCTTGAGCCTCGACTGGTGTTGAGGCTTCTCGACCCACTCCACGGGCACATCTACCTCGCCAAGCTTCGCGTACGATTCGAGTGTCCCGGCGAGCGAGCAGAGTGCGCCCGACTCAGCCGGCGAGTCGGGGTCGAGGAACGGAACGCGCCCCCCGGTGCCGCGGATGGAACTCGTCACCACCGTCCACGCGACAAGCCGGCGGCGCCGTTCCGTGTCGAACGCCGGCGCGTAACCGATCTCTACCAGAGATCGGTGCATGACGCTTGCGAGACCTCTCTCGAGCTCTGCGTGCAGGGAGGCATGCGCCGGATCACG contains:
- a CDS encoding TetR/AcrR family transcriptional regulator, translating into MAVEAMQAIDGRQARSMRTIARMLEAGALVLREVGSVDELSVSMVCERAGASRSSMYNSFGSQAAFLIALHEQLNRQALERIGGEPIQAGGNRTTRRGLEALLSSAVDFSAQHLWFVARMHPLIGRDPAHASLHAELERGLASVMHRSLVEIGYAPAFDTERRRRLVAWTVVTSSIRGTGGRVPFLDPDSPAESGALCSLAGTLESYAKLGEVDVPVEWVEKPQHQSRLKGCGAVRERILDAAEGLLVERRDSSDVTVLEVSIAADTSQSVIYDNFGSRLGLIQAVLDRMLDESVALSIDAMPDPDGNDVTDVLHWTCKAYCLLHSMMAARMHALGAFETPDRVGPGIGRALAGTEEVLIRAAIRKLPGWVGASDSVDDVVVAVRLSKAMLQGAFFGPTAFASELGYGLSGLTAQLAAMTTCRLDAPLDHASAVP